Below is a genomic region from Acinetobacter tibetensis.
AGAAAATACCATGCAGTAATTGTGGCTGCCCCTGCTCAATCACCATTTCGTGTTCATCCTTTAAATTTACACCAGAAAATTGTAATTGTTTTGACTTAGACATCAGGGCAATCAGGCGTTGTGCCGCTGTCACTTCGTCCAAACCTGCTGGGCGCACATTAGAAATACAATTACGCATGGCATCATGACAGCCTTTTTGAGCTTGCCACGTGTAGTAAATCCCCATGCTATCTGGAGAACTCAAACCTGGACGTTCTCCAATCAGCATCACCAACATTTGTGCATTTAAGATTTGGGCAATTTCATCTCCCAAAGCAACTCGACTGCCCGTTGCGACCATGATAGGTGCCACAGACCAACCTTGCTGGGCACATGCATCTAATATTTTCGAGATAAAACTCACCGCATTATCTTCAATCGCACGTGCAGATAAGCCATCCCCAGCAACAATTAATACATCATATTGTGTTTGCTCGGATTGCATTGCTGTGAGCATTTGCCGTGAAGCCGCTGAAAGTTCCCGCCCCAAATCTGGACGTTTCAAATAAGTATCCTTATCAACTGCACAACTACAGACTTGTACAAAAGCCAGACTCTGCTGCTCAAATTGCTGGCTTAACAATTCAATATCAAGAGGTTTTAGTACAGCATCCTTGGCTTGGGCATGCGCCAATTGAAACTCTAAAAGAGGACGAGTTGGAAGGCTTCCGCCTGTTCTCCCCAAGGCAATTCGAGCATCGGTAAACTGTTTCAGTTGTTCCCAACTGTTTTGTTCAAATTGCTGTGGATATTGAACATCATAATGTAGCTTCATCCATATCTCCTCAAACTAAGACATCAGCAAACGTGAGAATTTTTCAGGCATGTGTTGTGGCCATTCCAGCTTTGAACATTGCTGTTTTAATATACCTTGCTGCTCTAACCAATAGGCAAATTCAGGTGCTGGCGCGAGTCCTAAAAGTTGACGAATGTATAAAGCATCATGGAACGATGTAGTTTGATAATTCAACATCACATCATCTGAACCTGGAATGCCCATAATAAAGTTAATGCCTGCATTGGCTAATAAAGTGAGCAGAACATCCATATCATCTTGATCTGCATCGGCATGATTGGTATAGCAAATATCACAGCCCATTGGGACGCCAAGCAATTTTCCGCAGAAGTGGTCTTCCAAGCCCGCACGAATAATTTGCTTACCGTTATACAAATATTCAGGGCCAATAAAACCCACCACAGTATTGACTAAAAATGGCTTGTACTTACGCGCCACCGCATAAGCTCTGGCTTCTATGGTTTGTTGATCTACCCCATGATGAGTTTGACTCGACAGCGCGCTGCCTTGACCTGTTTCAAAGTACATCACATTTTGCCCTACGGTTCCCCGCTTCAAGCTGAGTGCAGCGTCATAGCCTTCTTGCAGTAAAGCTAAATTAATCCCAAAGGCGCTATTGGCTTGCTCGGTCCCTGCAATTGATTGAAACATCAAATCAATCGGAACGTTTTTATTCGCAAGTTGAATACCTGAACTTACATGCGTCAGCACGCAAGATTGGGTTGGAATATCATATTCGTGAATAATGTAATCGAGCAGCTTTAATAGTTCAGACAGGTTTTGCAAGTTATCGGTCGCAGGGTTAATCCCAATCACCGCATCGCCATTACCATACATCAGCCCATCCAAAATACTGGCGGAAATGCCCAAAACATCGTCGGTGGGATGATTCGGTTGTAAACGGGTGGATAAATGTCCTTCTAAGCCAATGGTATTGCGGAACTGGGTAATCACGCGGCATTTTTTTGCCACCAAAATTAAATCCTGATTGCGCATAATCTTGCTGACGGCAGCCACCATTTCTGGCGTTAACCCTGCTTGTAGCACGGTCAATTTTTCGGTGGTGGCATCTGCACTCAACAACCAATTGCGTAAGTCTCCCACTGTAAAATGGGAAATTGGATAGAATGCCGCTGCATCATGTTCATCTAAAATCAGTCGGGTCACTTCGTCCTGTTCATACGGAATCAGCGCTTCATTCAGAAACTGTTTGAGTGGTACGTCTGCCAAACACATTTGCGCAGCAACACGCTCTGTTGCATTCTGCGCGGCAATCCCTGCAAGCTGATCACCCGAACGTTCAGGTGTCGCCTTTGCCATAAGTGTTTTTAAATCTGAAAAAACATAATGTTGATGTGCAACATCAATCCGATAGATCACTGCCCAGACTCCTTAGGTATTGAGTTCTTGTTCTGCTGCCTGAATATTGGAAAATTCTTCTTCTGGAGTGCCTGCCACCAAATGATGACGGCTATACAATAAGAAATAAAGAATAAACACCGCATAAATTGCGGCTGCCATAAACCACACTTTCGGATCCACCACGAAACCTGCAACCGTCGCAATAGCGGCTAAAACTAAGGCAATCGAAGCGGTAACAATTCCACCAGGTGCTTTATAAGGACGTGGCATATGCGGTTTGGCAATTTTTAATTTGATGTACGCCATCATCATCAGTACATAAGAAATAGTGGCACCAAAAACTGCCATCAAAATCAGCAAATCACCTTCGCCTGATAAAGACAGCATAAACCCAATCACACCAGGAATAATGATGGCTAAATGCGGTGCATGGTTTTTATTTGTTAATGAAAGTTTCTTGGGTAAATAGCCTGCTCGAGATAAGGCAAAAATCTGACGTGAATAGGCATAAATAATCGAGAAAAAACTCGCAACTAAACCTGCCAATCCCACGAAATTAACAAAGCCTGCCAACCACGTATTTTCGCCATAGACCACTTTTAACGCATCCACCAATGGTGCACCAGACTCTTTTAAGGTATCTGCGCCTGCGGCACCCGCACCCAAAAATAAAATGGCTAAGGCAAACACGGCTAAAATCAGCATTGAACCGATCAAACCACGCGGTAAAGATTTATGTGGTTCTTTGGCTTCTTCTGCCGCCAAAGGCACACCTTCCACCGCCAAGAAAAACCAGATGGCATAAGGCACAGCCGCCCAAATACCTAAATAGCCCAAAGGTAAAAATGCACTTGCCCCAACTGCATCGGCTTTGACAGGAATATTGAGTAAATTCTGGCTGTCAAAGTGTGGCAACATGGCGGCAATAAAAACCAGTAATGCTACGGCAGCCACGGCGGTAATAACGAAAATAATTTTTAAGGCTTCCCCTGCACCTTTAAGGTGAATGCCCATAAAAAACAGATAGCAAAGTAAATACACAAACCATCCGCCAATCCCAAACAAGGATTCACAGTAAGCGCCAATAAATACTGCAATTGCCGCAGGTGCAATCGCGTATTCAATCAAGATCGCTGTGCCCGTTAAATATCCAGCCAAAGGTCCAAAAGCCGTACGGGCAAAACTATAACCTCCTCCCGCTGTAGGTAACATGGTCGACATTTCCGACATGGCTAAGCACATACATAAGTACATGATCGCGACAACAATGGTGGCAATAAACATCCCACCCCATCCACCTTGTGCCAAGCCAAAGTTCCAGCCTGCAAAGTCACCAGAAATAACATAGGCAACGCCTAGCCCAATCAGTAATAGCCATCCGACAGCGCCTTGTTTGAGTTTGCGTTGAGCAAAATATTCTGTATTGGAATGATGATCTGAATTGACTTCTGCAACTACACTTTTAACATTTGACATAAGCACCTCGCCCTCGCTTGATGCTAAACACAAATGCATAAGCCATACCAATTTTGACTTTTCGTT
It encodes:
- the eutC gene encoding ethanolamine ammonia-lyase subunit EutC, with product MKLHYDVQYPQQFEQNSWEQLKQFTDARIALGRTGGSLPTRPLLEFQLAHAQAKDAVLKPLDIELLSQQFEQQSLAFVQVCSCAVDKDTYLKRPDLGRELSAASRQMLTAMQSEQTQYDVLIVAGDGLSARAIEDNAVSFISKILDACAQQGWSVAPIMVATGSRVALGDEIAQILNAQMLVMLIGERPGLSSPDSMGIYYTWQAQKGCHDAMRNCISNVRPAGLDEVTAAQRLIALMSKSKQLQFSGVNLKDEHEMVIEQGQPQLLHGIF
- a CDS encoding ethanolamine ammonia-lyase subunit EutB → MIYRIDVAHQHYVFSDLKTLMAKATPERSGDQLAGIAAQNATERVAAQMCLADVPLKQFLNEALIPYEQDEVTRLILDEHDAAAFYPISHFTVGDLRNWLLSADATTEKLTVLQAGLTPEMVAAVSKIMRNQDLILVAKKCRVITQFRNTIGLEGHLSTRLQPNHPTDDVLGISASILDGLMYGNGDAVIGINPATDNLQNLSELLKLLDYIIHEYDIPTQSCVLTHVSSGIQLANKNVPIDLMFQSIAGTEQANSAFGINLALLQEGYDAALSLKRGTVGQNVMYFETGQGSALSSQTHHGVDQQTIEARAYAVARKYKPFLVNTVVGFIGPEYLYNGKQIIRAGLEDHFCGKLLGVPMGCDICYTNHADADQDDMDVLLTLLANAGINFIMGIPGSDDVMLNYQTTSFHDALYIRQLLGLAPAPEFAYWLEQQGILKQQCSKLEWPQHMPEKFSRLLMS
- the eat gene encoding ethanolamine permease codes for the protein MSNVKSVVAEVNSDHHSNTEYFAQRKLKQGAVGWLLLIGLGVAYVISGDFAGWNFGLAQGGWGGMFIATIVVAIMYLCMCLAMSEMSTMLPTAGGGYSFARTAFGPLAGYLTGTAILIEYAIAPAAIAVFIGAYCESLFGIGGWFVYLLCYLFFMGIHLKGAGEALKIIFVITAVAAVALLVFIAAMLPHFDSQNLLNIPVKADAVGASAFLPLGYLGIWAAVPYAIWFFLAVEGVPLAAEEAKEPHKSLPRGLIGSMLILAVFALAILFLGAGAAGADTLKESGAPLVDALKVVYGENTWLAGFVNFVGLAGLVASFFSIIYAYSRQIFALSRAGYLPKKLSLTNKNHAPHLAIIIPGVIGFMLSLSGEGDLLILMAVFGATISYVLMMMAYIKLKIAKPHMPRPYKAPGGIVTASIALVLAAIATVAGFVVDPKVWFMAAAIYAVFILYFLLYSRHHLVAGTPEEEFSNIQAAEQELNT